The Drosophila sulfurigaster albostrigata strain 15112-1811.04 chromosome 3, ASM2355843v2, whole genome shotgun sequence genomic sequence GGCGCCCACAGACAGCTTGGAGCCGGCCACCTTCTTGGCAGCAGCCTGCACCTGTTGCACCGAAATGCCATCGATGGCAGCGACCAAAGCGTCGGCTTCCAGGACAGTGCGATTGAGGGCAGCCTGGCGACCGATCTCCTTGATCAGACCACTGTCCGAGGAGTACTTGGTCACGACGCTGGCCTTGAGCGCCGCCTTGCCGCGCTGCACATCCTTCTCGGAAATCGAACCCGATTTCAGAGCACGCACCAAAAAGTCAACAGCCTTGCCAATGTCCTTGCTATCGGCCGAGGCCACAAAGCCAAAGAGGCCGGCATCCGTGTAGCTGGCATTCAAACCCTTCACAGAGACGGGCGCATCACCAGCACAGTTGGCAGCCTCACCGAACAGACCCGACAGATTGCCACGCTTGGTGGGTTTGCCGGCAACAGCCTGTTTCAGAATGGCAAAGGCCAAAGCTTCCTTCTCGTTGGAGGCAGCGGCACCTTCGCCGGCCACAGCGACCACAGCACGATGTCCGGCGGTGTCCTTGCGTGCATCACCGCCATAGTAGCTGGAGCTGGCGCTCTTGCTGCCCGAAGAGCCACTTGGGAAATTCAAGTTCTGGGCAAAGCCAGACAGAGTGTTGTTATCGATGCCAACGCCCACAACGGCGGCGGAGCCGGGAGCATAGTTGTTGGCCACATAGTGCAGCAGATTCTCGCTGGAGATGTTGGCCAGCTGGAAGCGTGGGATGTAGATGGAGTTGCCCAGACCGCGACGGAAGGCAGCCTTGTGCACCAGCTCAATGGCGCGTTGCTGCAATTAAGCAAAGATAAAGAGATTCATTTAAA encodes the following:
- the LOC133846350 gene encoding cytochrome b-c1 complex subunit 2, mitochondrial, whose translation is MAFNASKTPLLRAVSKRGYAVCPRLVGDTSPISVNVLDNKLVVATAEASVPVSRVSIVLRAGSRNEAYDTQGASHLLRLAGSLSTQRSSAFAIARHIQQVGGTLSAWGDREFVGYTVETTSENIETGLRYLQDLLLPAFKPWELKDNAKTLKNQLDAVTTEQRAIELVHKAAFRRGLGNSIYIPRFQLANISSENLLHYVANNYAPGSAAVVGVGIDNNTLSGFAQNLNFPSGSSGSKSASSSYYGGDARKDTAGHRAVVAVAGEGAAASNEKEALAFAILKQAVAGKPTKRGNLSGLFGEAANCAGDAPVSVKGLNASYTDAGLFGFVASADSKDIGKAVDFLVRALKSGSISEKDVQRGKAALKASVVTKYSSDSGLIKEIGRQAALNRTVLEADALVAAIDGISVQQVQAAAKKVAGSKLSVGAIGNLANVPYASELK